A DNA window from Castanea sativa cultivar Marrone di Chiusa Pesio chromosome 7, ASM4071231v1 contains the following coding sequences:
- the LOC142642014 gene encoding putative protein phosphatase 2C 9: MDSLCCFNSVSQVGGRSSCSSGKGRSQQGAVKYGFSLVKGKANHPMEDYHVAKFVHIQGRELGLFAIYDGHLGDSVPAYLQKHLFSNILKEDEFWTDPNRSISKAYERTDQAILSHNPDLGRGGSTAVTAILINGQKLWIANVGDSRAVLSKRGVAIQMTIDHEPNTERGSIEDRGGFVSNMPGDVARVNGQLAVSRAFGDKNLKTHLRSDPDVRNADVDSDTDILVLASDGLWKVMANQEAVDIARKTKDPQKAAKQLAAEALNRDSKDDISIIVVRFKG; this comes from the exons ATGGATAGTTTGTGTTGCTTCAATTCTGTGTCTCAG GTTGGAGGACGCTCTTCATGTAGCTCTGGCAAGGGCAGGAGCCAGCAGGGCGCAGTCAAGTATGGCTTCAGCCTAGTTAAAGGGAAAGCAAATCATCCCATGGAGGATTACCATGTCGCAAAGTTTGTTCACATCCAAGGGCGCGAGCTTGGACTTTTTGCTATTTATGATGGGCATTTGGGAGATAGTGTACCTGCCTATCTACAAAAGCATCTGTTTTCTAATATCTTAAAGGAG GATGAGTTTTGGACTGATCCCAACAGGTCCATTTCTAAAGCCTACGAGAGAACAGACCAGGCAATTCTATCACACAATCCTGACTTGGGGCGAGGTGGATCCACTGCAGTCACCGCAATTCTGATCAACGGTCAGAAGTTATGGATAGCCAATGTTGGAGATTCACGAGCTGTTCTTTCAAAGAGGGGGGTGGCAATACAGATGACCATTGATCATGAGCCAAACACTGAGCGCGGCAGCATTGAGGACAGAGGTGGATTTGTGTCAAACATGCCAG GAGACGTTGCTAGAGTTAATGGCCAACTAGCAGTTTCTAGAGCTTTTGGAGACAAGAACCTCAAGACCCATTTGCGATCGGATCCTGATGTACGTAATGCTGATGTTGATTCAGACACTGATATTCTCGTACTTGCAAGTGATGGTCTATGGAAG GTCATGGCTAATCAAGAAGCGGTTGATATTGCAAGAAAGACGAAAGACCCACAGAAAGCAGCCAAGCAACTTGCTGCCGAAGCATTGAATAGGGACAGTAAGGATGACATCTCCATCATTGTAGTCCGTTTCAAGGGGTAA